The following proteins are co-located in the Callithrix jacchus isolate 240 chromosome 10, calJac240_pri, whole genome shotgun sequence genome:
- the CENATAC gene encoding centrosomal AT-AC splicing factor isoform X2 — protein MARDLLLVVEIPGSQPMAPAQRCPLCRQTFFCGRGHVYSRKHQRQLKEALERLLPRVEAARKAIRAAQVERYVPEHERCCWCLCCGCEVREHLSHGNLTVLHGGLLEHLASPEHKKATNKFWWENKAEVQMKEKFLVTPQDYARFKKSLVKGLDSYEEKEDEVIKEMAAQIREVEQSRQEMVRSVLEPQAVPDPEEGSSAPRSWKGMNSQVASSSQQPSNLDLPPAPELDWMETGQSLTFIGHQDIPGVGNIHSGATPPWMIQDEYTSGNQQIGPSYEEFLKEKEKQKLKKLPPDRVGANFDHSSRTSAGWLPSFGRVWNNGRRWQSRHQFKNEAAAMKKQSHREKS, from the exons ATGGCGAGGGATCTGCTGCTGGTGGTGGAGATACCCGGTTCCCAGCCTATGGCGCCAGCGCAGCGGTGCCCCCTGTGCCGCCAGACTTTCTTCTGTGGTCGCGGGCACGTCTACAGCCGCAAGCACCAGCGGCAGCTGAAGGAGGCTTTGGAAAGGCTCCTGCCCCGG GTGGAGGCGGCCCGCAAGGCCATCCGCGCCGCTCAGGTGGAGCGCTATGTGCCGGAACACGAGCGATGCTGCTGGTGCCTGTGCTGCGGCTGCGAGGTGCGGGAACACCTGAGCCATGGAAACCTGACGGTGCTGCACGGGGGGCTGCTGGAGCATCTGGCCAG CCCAGAGCATAAGAAGGCGACCAACAAATTCTGGTGGGAGAACAAAGCTGAGGTCCAGATGAAAGAGAAGTTTCTGGTCACTCCCCAGGATTATGCACG attcAAGAAATCCCTGGTGAAAGGTTTGGATTCCTATGAAGAAAAGGAGGATGAGGTGATCAAGGAG ATGGCAGCTCAGATCCGTGAGGTGGAGCAGAGCCGGCAGGAGATGGTTCGGTCTGTCTTAGAG CCTCAGGCAGTACCAGACCCAGAAGAGGGCTCTTCAGCACCTAGAAGCTGGAAAGGGATGAACAG CCAAGTAGCTTCCAGTTCACAGCAGCCCTCAAACTTGGACCTGCCACCAGCTCCAGAGCTTGACTGGATGGAGACAGGACAATCTCTGACATTCATTGGGCATCAG GACATACCAGGAGTTGGTAACATCCACTCAG gTGCCACACCCCCCTGGATGATCCAAGATGAATATACCTCTGGGAACCAACAAATAGGACCGTCCTATGAAGAATTTCTTAAAGAAA aggaaaaacagaagtTGAAGAAACTCCCCCCAGACCGAGTGGGGGCCAACTTTGATCACAGCTCCAGGACCAGTGCAGGCTGGCTGCCCTCTTTTGGCCGTGTCTGGAATAATGGACGCCGCTGGCAGTCCAG gCATCAATTCAAAAATGAAGCTGCAGCAATGAAGAAGCAGTCACATAGAGAAAAAAGCTAA
- the CENATAC gene encoding centrosomal AT-AC splicing factor isoform X1: MARDLLLVVEIPGSQPMAPAQRCPLCRQTFFCGRGHVYSRKHQRQLKEALERLLPRVEAARKAIRAAQVERYVPEHERCCWCLCCGCEVREHLSHGNLTVLHGGLLEHLASPEHKKATNKFWWENKAEVQMKEKFLVTPQDYARFKKSLVKGLDSYEEKEDEVIKEMAAQIREVEQSRQEMVRSVLEPQAVPDPEEGSSAPRSWKGMNSQVASSSQQPSNLDLPPAPELDWMETGQSLTFIGHQDIPGVGNIHSGATPPWMIQDEYTSGNQQIGPSYEEFLKEKEKQKLKKLPPDRVGANFDHSSRTSAGWLPSFGRVWNNGRRWQSRYMFNARSPTYPPNLLFGDVTLLPVNPLFPFRHQFKNEAAAMKKQSHREKS, encoded by the exons ATGGCGAGGGATCTGCTGCTGGTGGTGGAGATACCCGGTTCCCAGCCTATGGCGCCAGCGCAGCGGTGCCCCCTGTGCCGCCAGACTTTCTTCTGTGGTCGCGGGCACGTCTACAGCCGCAAGCACCAGCGGCAGCTGAAGGAGGCTTTGGAAAGGCTCCTGCCCCGG GTGGAGGCGGCCCGCAAGGCCATCCGCGCCGCTCAGGTGGAGCGCTATGTGCCGGAACACGAGCGATGCTGCTGGTGCCTGTGCTGCGGCTGCGAGGTGCGGGAACACCTGAGCCATGGAAACCTGACGGTGCTGCACGGGGGGCTGCTGGAGCATCTGGCCAG CCCAGAGCATAAGAAGGCGACCAACAAATTCTGGTGGGAGAACAAAGCTGAGGTCCAGATGAAAGAGAAGTTTCTGGTCACTCCCCAGGATTATGCACG attcAAGAAATCCCTGGTGAAAGGTTTGGATTCCTATGAAGAAAAGGAGGATGAGGTGATCAAGGAG ATGGCAGCTCAGATCCGTGAGGTGGAGCAGAGCCGGCAGGAGATGGTTCGGTCTGTCTTAGAG CCTCAGGCAGTACCAGACCCAGAAGAGGGCTCTTCAGCACCTAGAAGCTGGAAAGGGATGAACAG CCAAGTAGCTTCCAGTTCACAGCAGCCCTCAAACTTGGACCTGCCACCAGCTCCAGAGCTTGACTGGATGGAGACAGGACAATCTCTGACATTCATTGGGCATCAG GACATACCAGGAGTTGGTAACATCCACTCAG gTGCCACACCCCCCTGGATGATCCAAGATGAATATACCTCTGGGAACCAACAAATAGGACCGTCCTATGAAGAATTTCTTAAAGAAA aggaaaaacagaagtTGAAGAAACTCCCCCCAGACCGAGTGGGGGCCAACTTTGATCACAGCTCCAGGACCAGTGCAGGCTGGCTGCCCTCTTTTGGCCGTGTCTGGAATAATGGACGCCGCTGGCAGTCCAGGTATATGTTCAATGCCAGGTCTCCAACCTACCCACCCAACCTCCTTTTTGGAGATGTCACCCTTCTTCCTGTtaaccctttatttcctttcaggCATCAATTCAAAAATGAAGCTGCAGCAATGAAGAAGCAGTCACATAGAGAAAAAAGCTAA
- the RPS25 gene encoding small ribosomal subunit protein eS25 translates to MPPKDDKKKKDAGKSAKKDKDPVNKSGGKAKKKKWSKGKVRDKLNNLVLFDKATYDKLCKEVPNYKLITPAVVSERLKIRGSLARAALQELLSKGLIKLVSKHRAQVIYTRNTKGGDAPAAGEDA, encoded by the exons ATG CCGCCCAAGGAcgacaagaagaagaaagacgCTGGAAAGTCGGCCAAGAAAGACAAAGACCCAGTGAACAAATCCGGGGGCAAGGCCAAAAAGAAG AAGTGGTCCAAAGGCAAAGTTCGGGACAAGCTCAATAACTTGGTCTTGTTTGACAAAGCTACCTATGACAAACTCTGTAAGGAAGTTCCCAACTATAAACTTATAACTCCAGCTGTGGTCTCTGAGAGACTGAAGATTCGAGGCTCCCTTGCCAGGGCAGCCCTTCAGGAGCTCCTTAGCAAAG GACTTATCAAACTGGTTTCAAAGCACAGAGCTCAAGTAATTTACACCAGAAATACCAAGGGTGGAGATGCTCCAGCTGCTGGTGAAGACGCATGA
- the TRAPPC4 gene encoding trafficking protein particle complex subunit 4 encodes MAIFSVYVVNKAGGLIYQLDSYAPRAEAEKTFSYPLDLLLKLHDERVLVAFGQRDGIRVGHAVLAINGMDVNGKYTADGKEVLEYLGNPANYPVSIRFGRPRLTSNEKLMLASMFHSLFAIGSQLSPEQGSSGIEMLETDTFKLHCYQTLTGIKFVVLADPRQAGIDSLLRKIYEIYSDFALKNPFYSLEMPIRCELFDQNLKLALEVAEKAGTFGPGS; translated from the exons ATGGCGATTTTTAGTGTGTATGTGGTGAACAAAGCTGGCGGCCTGATTTACCAGCTGGACAGCTACGCGCCGCGGGCCGAGGCTGAGAAAACTTTCAGTTATCCGCTGGATCTGCTGCTCAAGCTACACGATGAACGTGTGCTGGTTGCTTTCGGCCAGCGGGACGGTATCCGAG TGGGCCATGCAGTGCTGGCCATCAATGGCATGGACGTGAATGGCAAGTACACGGCCGACGGGAAAGAGGTACTGGAGTATCTGGGTAACCCTGCTAATTACCCGGTGTCCATTCGATTTGGCCGTCCCCGCCTCACTTCTAATGAGAAGCTCATGCTGGCCTCTATGTTCCACTC GCTCTTTGCCATCGGCTCTCAGCTGTCTCCTGAACAGGGAAGCTCAGGCATTGAGATGCTGGAGACAGATACATTCAAATTGCACTGCTACCAGACACTGACAG GGATCAAATTTGTGGTTCTAGCAGATCCTAGGCAAGCTGGAATAGATTCTCTTCTCCGAAAGATTTATGAGATTTACTCAGACTTTGCCCTCAAGAATCCATTCTACTCCTTAGAAATGCCCATCAG GTGTGAGCTATTTGACCAGAATTTGAAGCTAGCCCTGGAGGTGGCTGAGAAGGCTGGAACTTTTGGACCTGGGTCATAG
- the SLC37A4 gene encoding glucose-6-phosphate exchanger SLC37A4 isoform X1, translating into MAAQGYGYYRTVIFSAMFGGYSLYYFNRKTFSFVMPSLVEEISLDKDDLGLITSSQSAAYAISKFVSGVLSDQMSARWLFSSGLLLVGLVNIFFSWSSTVSVFAALWFLNGLAQGLGWPPCGKVLRKWFEPSQFGTWWAILSTSMNLAGGLGPILATILAQSYSWRSTLALSGALCIVVSFLCLLLIHNEPADVGLHNLDPMPSKGKKGSLKEEGTLQELLLSPYLWVLSTGYLVVFGVKTCYSDWGQFFLIQEKGQSVLVGSSYMSALEVGGLVGNIAAGYLSDRAMAKSGPSIYGNPRHGLLLFMMAGMTVSMYLFRVTVTSDSPKDVAFWTLALHPLSELTGFTERELWILVLGAIFGFSSYGPIALFGVIANESAPSNLCGTSHAIVGLMANVGGFLAGLPFSTIAKHYSWSIAFWVAEVICAASTAAFFLLRNIRTKMGRVSKKAE; encoded by the exons ATGGCAGCCCAGGGGTATGGCTATTATCGTACTGTGATCTTCTCAGCCATGTTTGGGGGCTACAGCCTGTATTACTTCAATCGCAAGACCTTCTCCTTTGTCATGCCATCGTTGGTGGAAGAGATTTCTTTGGACAAGGATGATTTGG GGCTCATCACCAGCAGCCAGTCGGCAGCCTATGCCATCAGCAAGTTTGTCAGTGGGGTGCTATCTGACCAGATGAGTGCTCGCTGGCTCTTCTCGTCTGGACTACTCCTGGTTGGCCTGGTCAACATATTCTTTTCCTGGAGCTCCACAGTATCTGTCTTTGCTGCTCTCTGGTTCCTTAATGGCCTGGCCCAGGGGCTGGGCTGGCCGCCATGTGGGAAGGTCCTGCGGAAG TGGTTTGAGCCATCTCAATTTGGCACTTGGTGGGCCATCCTATCAACCAGCATGAACCTGGCTGGAGGGCTGGGCCCTATCCTGGCAACCATCCTCGCCCAGAGCTACAGCTGGCGCAGCACGCTGGCCCTGTCTGGGGCACTGTGTATTGTTGTCTCCTTCCTCTGTCTCCTGCTCATCCACAATGAACCTGCTGATGTTGGACTCCACAACCTGGACCCCATGCCCTCTAAGGGCAAGAAGG GCTCCTTGAAGGAGGAGGGCACCCTACAGGAGCTGCTGCTGTCCCCTTACCTGTGGGTGCTCTCTACTGGTTACCTTGTGGTGTTTGGAGTGAAGACCTGCTATTCTGACTGGGGCCAGTTCTTCCTTATCCAGGAGAAAGGACAGTCAGTCCTTGTAG GTAGCTCCTACATGAGTGCCCTGGAAGTTGGGGGCCTTGTAGGCAACATTGCAGCTGGCTACCTGTCAGACCGGGCCATGGCAAAG TCAGGACCATCCATCTACGGGAACCCTCGCCATGGCCTGTTGCTGTTCATGATGGCTGGCATGACAGTGTCCATGTACCTCTTCCGGGTAACAGTGACCAGTGACTCCCCCAAG GATGTTGCTTTCTGGACTCTGGCTCTTCACCCTCTCTCGGAGCTCACAGGCTTTACGGAGCGCGAG CTCTGGATCCTGGTATTGGGAGCTATATTTGGTTTCTCCTCGTATGGTCCCATTGCCTTGTTTGGAGTCATAGCCAACGAGAGTGCACCTTCCAACTTGTGTGGCACCTCTCATGCCATTGTGGGACTCATGGCCAATG TGGGCGGCTTTCTGGCTGGGCTGCCCTTCAGCACCATTGCCAAGCACTACAGTTGGAGCATAGCCTTCTGGGTGGCTGAAGTGATTTGTGCAGCCAGCACAGCTGCCTTCTTCCTCCTACGAAACATCCGCACCAAGATGGGCCGAGTGTCCAAGAAGGCTGAGTGA
- the SLC37A4 gene encoding glucose-6-phosphate exchanger SLC37A4 isoform X2, translating to MAAQGYGYYRTVIFSAMFGGYSLYYFNRKTFSFVMPSLVEEISLDKDDLGLITSSQSAAYAISKFVSGVLSDQMSARWLFSSGLLLVGLVNIFFSWSSTVSVFAALWFLNGLAQGLGWPPCGKVLRKWFEPSQFGTWWAILSTSMNLAGGLGPILATILAQSYSWRSTLALSGALCIVVSFLCLLLIHNEPADVGLHNLDPMPSKGKKGSLKEEGTLQELLLSPYLWVLSTGYLVVFGVKTCYSDWGQFFLIQEKGQSVLVGSSYMSALEVGGLVGNIAAGYLSDRAMAKSGPSIYGNPRHGLLLFMMAGMTVSMYLFRVTVTSDSPKLWILVLGAIFGFSSYGPIALFGVIANESAPSNLCGTSHAIVGLMANVGGFLAGLPFSTIAKHYSWSIAFWVAEVICAASTAAFFLLRNIRTKMGRVSKKAE from the exons ATGGCAGCCCAGGGGTATGGCTATTATCGTACTGTGATCTTCTCAGCCATGTTTGGGGGCTACAGCCTGTATTACTTCAATCGCAAGACCTTCTCCTTTGTCATGCCATCGTTGGTGGAAGAGATTTCTTTGGACAAGGATGATTTGG GGCTCATCACCAGCAGCCAGTCGGCAGCCTATGCCATCAGCAAGTTTGTCAGTGGGGTGCTATCTGACCAGATGAGTGCTCGCTGGCTCTTCTCGTCTGGACTACTCCTGGTTGGCCTGGTCAACATATTCTTTTCCTGGAGCTCCACAGTATCTGTCTTTGCTGCTCTCTGGTTCCTTAATGGCCTGGCCCAGGGGCTGGGCTGGCCGCCATGTGGGAAGGTCCTGCGGAAG TGGTTTGAGCCATCTCAATTTGGCACTTGGTGGGCCATCCTATCAACCAGCATGAACCTGGCTGGAGGGCTGGGCCCTATCCTGGCAACCATCCTCGCCCAGAGCTACAGCTGGCGCAGCACGCTGGCCCTGTCTGGGGCACTGTGTATTGTTGTCTCCTTCCTCTGTCTCCTGCTCATCCACAATGAACCTGCTGATGTTGGACTCCACAACCTGGACCCCATGCCCTCTAAGGGCAAGAAGG GCTCCTTGAAGGAGGAGGGCACCCTACAGGAGCTGCTGCTGTCCCCTTACCTGTGGGTGCTCTCTACTGGTTACCTTGTGGTGTTTGGAGTGAAGACCTGCTATTCTGACTGGGGCCAGTTCTTCCTTATCCAGGAGAAAGGACAGTCAGTCCTTGTAG GTAGCTCCTACATGAGTGCCCTGGAAGTTGGGGGCCTTGTAGGCAACATTGCAGCTGGCTACCTGTCAGACCGGGCCATGGCAAAG TCAGGACCATCCATCTACGGGAACCCTCGCCATGGCCTGTTGCTGTTCATGATGGCTGGCATGACAGTGTCCATGTACCTCTTCCGGGTAACAGTGACCAGTGACTCCCCCAAG CTCTGGATCCTGGTATTGGGAGCTATATTTGGTTTCTCCTCGTATGGTCCCATTGCCTTGTTTGGAGTCATAGCCAACGAGAGTGCACCTTCCAACTTGTGTGGCACCTCTCATGCCATTGTGGGACTCATGGCCAATG TGGGCGGCTTTCTGGCTGGGCTGCCCTTCAGCACCATTGCCAAGCACTACAGTTGGAGCATAGCCTTCTGGGTGGCTGAAGTGATTTGTGCAGCCAGCACAGCTGCCTTCTTCCTCCTACGAAACATCCGCACCAAGATGGGCCGAGTGTCCAAGAAGGCTGAGTGA
- the SLC37A4 gene encoding glucose-6-phosphate exchanger SLC37A4 isoform X4 yields the protein MAAQGYGYYRTVIFSAMFGGYSLYYFNRKTFSFVMPSLVEEISLDKDDLGLITSSQSAAYAISKFVSGVLSDQMSARWLFSSGLLLVGLVNIFFSWSSTVSVFAALWFLNGLAQGLGWPPCGKVLRKWFEPSQFGTWWAILSTSMNLAGGLGPILATILAQSYSWRSTLALSGALCIVVSFLCLLLIHNEPADVGLHNLDPMPSKGKKGSLKEEGTLQELLLSPYLWVLSTGYLVVFGVKTCYSDWGQFFLIQEKGQSVLVGSSYMSALEVGGLVGNIAAGYLSDRAMAKSGPSIYGNPRHGLLLFMMAGMTVSMYLFRVTVTSDSPKLWILVLGAIFGFSSYGPIALFGVIANESAPSNLCGTSHAIVGLMANGSSPPP from the exons ATGGCAGCCCAGGGGTATGGCTATTATCGTACTGTGATCTTCTCAGCCATGTTTGGGGGCTACAGCCTGTATTACTTCAATCGCAAGACCTTCTCCTTTGTCATGCCATCGTTGGTGGAAGAGATTTCTTTGGACAAGGATGATTTGG GGCTCATCACCAGCAGCCAGTCGGCAGCCTATGCCATCAGCAAGTTTGTCAGTGGGGTGCTATCTGACCAGATGAGTGCTCGCTGGCTCTTCTCGTCTGGACTACTCCTGGTTGGCCTGGTCAACATATTCTTTTCCTGGAGCTCCACAGTATCTGTCTTTGCTGCTCTCTGGTTCCTTAATGGCCTGGCCCAGGGGCTGGGCTGGCCGCCATGTGGGAAGGTCCTGCGGAAG TGGTTTGAGCCATCTCAATTTGGCACTTGGTGGGCCATCCTATCAACCAGCATGAACCTGGCTGGAGGGCTGGGCCCTATCCTGGCAACCATCCTCGCCCAGAGCTACAGCTGGCGCAGCACGCTGGCCCTGTCTGGGGCACTGTGTATTGTTGTCTCCTTCCTCTGTCTCCTGCTCATCCACAATGAACCTGCTGATGTTGGACTCCACAACCTGGACCCCATGCCCTCTAAGGGCAAGAAGG GCTCCTTGAAGGAGGAGGGCACCCTACAGGAGCTGCTGCTGTCCCCTTACCTGTGGGTGCTCTCTACTGGTTACCTTGTGGTGTTTGGAGTGAAGACCTGCTATTCTGACTGGGGCCAGTTCTTCCTTATCCAGGAGAAAGGACAGTCAGTCCTTGTAG GTAGCTCCTACATGAGTGCCCTGGAAGTTGGGGGCCTTGTAGGCAACATTGCAGCTGGCTACCTGTCAGACCGGGCCATGGCAAAG TCAGGACCATCCATCTACGGGAACCCTCGCCATGGCCTGTTGCTGTTCATGATGGCTGGCATGACAGTGTCCATGTACCTCTTCCGGGTAACAGTGACCAGTGACTCCCCCAAG CTCTGGATCCTGGTATTGGGAGCTATATTTGGTTTCTCCTCGTATGGTCCCATTGCCTTGTTTGGAGTCATAGCCAACGAGAGTGCACCTTCCAACTTGTGTGGCACCTCTCATGCCATTGTGGGACTCATGGCCAATG GATCTTCCCCTCCCCCCTGA
- the SLC37A4 gene encoding glucose-6-phosphate exchanger SLC37A4 isoform X3 → MAAQGYGYYRTVIFSAMFGGYSLYYFNRKTFSFVMPSLVEEISLDKDDLGLITSSQSAAYAISKFVSGVLSDQMSARWLFSSGLLLVGLVNIFFSWSSTVSVFAALWFLNGLAQGLGWPPCGKVLRKWFEPSQFGTWWAILSTSMNLAGGLGPILATILAQSYSWRSTLALSGALCIVVSFLCLLLIHNEPADVGLHNLDPMPSKGKKGSLKEEGTLQELLLSPYLWVLSTGYLVVFGVKTCYSDWGQFFLIQEKGQSVLVGSSYMSALEVGGLVGNIAAGYLSDRAMAKSGPSIYGNPRHGLLLFMMAGMTVSMYLFRVTVTSDSPKDVAFWTLALHPLSELTGFTERELWILVLGAIFGFSSYGPIALFGVIANESAPSNLCGTSHAIVGLMANGSSPPP, encoded by the exons ATGGCAGCCCAGGGGTATGGCTATTATCGTACTGTGATCTTCTCAGCCATGTTTGGGGGCTACAGCCTGTATTACTTCAATCGCAAGACCTTCTCCTTTGTCATGCCATCGTTGGTGGAAGAGATTTCTTTGGACAAGGATGATTTGG GGCTCATCACCAGCAGCCAGTCGGCAGCCTATGCCATCAGCAAGTTTGTCAGTGGGGTGCTATCTGACCAGATGAGTGCTCGCTGGCTCTTCTCGTCTGGACTACTCCTGGTTGGCCTGGTCAACATATTCTTTTCCTGGAGCTCCACAGTATCTGTCTTTGCTGCTCTCTGGTTCCTTAATGGCCTGGCCCAGGGGCTGGGCTGGCCGCCATGTGGGAAGGTCCTGCGGAAG TGGTTTGAGCCATCTCAATTTGGCACTTGGTGGGCCATCCTATCAACCAGCATGAACCTGGCTGGAGGGCTGGGCCCTATCCTGGCAACCATCCTCGCCCAGAGCTACAGCTGGCGCAGCACGCTGGCCCTGTCTGGGGCACTGTGTATTGTTGTCTCCTTCCTCTGTCTCCTGCTCATCCACAATGAACCTGCTGATGTTGGACTCCACAACCTGGACCCCATGCCCTCTAAGGGCAAGAAGG GCTCCTTGAAGGAGGAGGGCACCCTACAGGAGCTGCTGCTGTCCCCTTACCTGTGGGTGCTCTCTACTGGTTACCTTGTGGTGTTTGGAGTGAAGACCTGCTATTCTGACTGGGGCCAGTTCTTCCTTATCCAGGAGAAAGGACAGTCAGTCCTTGTAG GTAGCTCCTACATGAGTGCCCTGGAAGTTGGGGGCCTTGTAGGCAACATTGCAGCTGGCTACCTGTCAGACCGGGCCATGGCAAAG TCAGGACCATCCATCTACGGGAACCCTCGCCATGGCCTGTTGCTGTTCATGATGGCTGGCATGACAGTGTCCATGTACCTCTTCCGGGTAACAGTGACCAGTGACTCCCCCAAG GATGTTGCTTTCTGGACTCTGGCTCTTCACCCTCTCTCGGAGCTCACAGGCTTTACGGAGCGCGAG CTCTGGATCCTGGTATTGGGAGCTATATTTGGTTTCTCCTCGTATGGTCCCATTGCCTTGTTTGGAGTCATAGCCAACGAGAGTGCACCTTCCAACTTGTGTGGCACCTCTCATGCCATTGTGGGACTCATGGCCAATG GATCTTCCCCTCCCCCCTGA